A window of the Mus pahari chromosome 1, PAHARI_EIJ_v1.1, whole genome shotgun sequence genome harbors these coding sequences:
- the C1H19orf48 gene encoding uncharacterized protein C19orf48 homolog, protein MAERVLVPTQIGRGDRYYTYTELLAISRRFKQNPNELMVTWILRVYDQGGPALSLNSGELGLLGDLTHDAIFNYRCKALRGAGCQTLLSWLLQAWRQRWESSLHFEATELPFRPWTTMEEGIQLVRELGMIEWIYLDPEGPVDLAPEDVAFTQGLQRRLLTAAPSELRLSLVSLLVRGMTVLEAVMEIQTIADVGLLWRQSHPGRTKLMLGPNPTRKDLLGWLLSHGVPREQVDRQPTKVLLELYIKEAKRSRGHPNYGLNEEQPPPPPYSDQACGEEQPVRHD, encoded by the coding sequence ATGGCCGAGAGAGTGCTGGTGCCCACCCAGATAGGCCGGGGGGACCGCTACTACACATACACGGAGTTGTTGGCTATCTCACGGCGTTTCAAGCAGAACCCCAATGAGCTCATGGTTACCTGGATCCTGCGGGTGTATGACCAGGGAGGCCCTGCCCTGTCCCTGAATTCTGGGGAGCTGGGGCTGCTGGGTGACCTCACCCACGATGCCATCTTTAACTACCGCTGCAAGGCCCTGCGGGGGGCTGGCTGCCAGACACTACTGAGCTGGCTGCTGCAGGCCTGGCGTCAGCGCTGGGAATCCTCCTTGCATTTTGAGGCCACTGAGTTACCCTTCAGACCCTGGACAACCATGGAGGAAGGTATCCAGCTGGTGCGCGAGCTGGGCATGATTGAGTGGATCTACCTTGACCCAGAGGGGCCCGTGGACCTGGCCCCAGAGGATGTGGCCTTCACTCAAGGCCTGCAGCGGCGCCTGCTCACAGCAGCACCCTCTGAGCTGCGGCTTTCACTGGTCAGCCTGCTGGTACGCGGCATGACAGTATTGGAGGCTGTGATGGAGATCCAGACGATTGCTGATGTGGGCCTGCTCTGGCGCCAGAGCCATCCAGGCCGCACCAAGCTCATGTTGGGTCCCAACCCAACTCGTAAGGACCTCCTAGGCTGGCTGCTCAGCCATGGTGTACCCCGGGAGCAAGTAGACAGACAGCCCACCAAGGTACTCCTAGAACTCTACATCAAAGAAGCCAAGCGCAGTCGTGGCCACCCCAACTATGGGCTGAACGAGGAGCAGCCCCCACCACCCCCTTACTCCGACCAGGCCTGTggggaagagcagccggtgcgtCATGACTAA